The genome window CCTATGGTGGAGGATCTGGTTAGTCAGTGATGCTGATGTGCCGTGTTTTATAGGTGTCTGGACAAGCAGCAGCAGTTCGTGTGACGGCTGACAGGTGTGCCTTTTACGGCTACAGATTCCTCGGCTGGCAGGTACTTTCCTTTCTTTTACCCTATTGGCTGTATGAGTTCATTGTTTTTTGTTATTTCTCTTTTTATTTGTTCATTTCCACGCTAGCTGTAGGTGCCTCATGTGGACATGCGTTTCTGGGTAAGTTTTTTTCCAatcaataatgtagtagtatattGTATCTATACATATAATCCTCAAGTGGCAATGTATATATATTTATCCAGATAATGGTTGGTTTTGGTAAACTtccaaagtaccatcaggatcctaCAACAGAAGAGTTAGCCAAAACACTCGACTGTTGGCCTTCATTGAACTATTATATCACTGTTTGTAaatatgtaagtatgtgttcatttcgaatgtatttataaaAGGCACTTCGTTGCAatcctaatgactgatattttgtaggttcttatgccatggaaATTCAATGGATGCTACGCACTTTTCGTAATCGATCATGGTAAAAAGCACGTAACTTTTATAGACTTTACACCCACTCAAGATTGGTGTAAAcacatgccatacaagaggttTGCGGAAGCaattatcatggcctcaaagAAATATAAGATTGCCTACAACAAGAAACATTTTGGATGGGCAGATGATAtttttaagtgggaacatacaattcggtctggtgttccaattgacttaaaaGGGTATTTTCTCAATACCATGTTCTCAACAGTTTAAATTTTTTCTATAATAACCATTGTATATGATATAGTTGGCCAAACATTATTCTATAGGGTTAATACCAGCTACTTCTTCTACAAGCTATGATCATGTGGGGGAGTGCTAGACGAATGGAATTTGATAGGGTGAATGGAGTATGTTTGTTtcatgttcaaacatacatttcagttacataatataaatttgacgttttgttctcttatgtctttgtgTGTATGATACAAAGATTCTTCGAAGGAACTTTGTAATTGATCTGTTAAGTTACGAGGATAATTCATGCCGCTATGccatccctgcaaacatacaacaaAGACTTATCAATATCGCTAAAAAAGATTAGATTAATGTACGGTTGTCGACATATTTGCATATTATTAAAAATTGTAAGACATCACATTTTTAATTGAGGTTGCATCAATAAACAGGTTGATGTAGACCAATATGGTTTGTGTGTGGTTTACATGTTTTAAATATAAATATATGTGGGCAGCTAGCACATCTAAATGTCAAACAAATCCCTTTTGATCTTTGAGCTTACAAGTTTCTTCGATAAAAAGTAATTTGATTACCAAGCAACTACTAACTTTATGTATGCCAGACCTCTGAACTGAATGTTGTTTAAGTCTTTTCTGTGCATTGAGATATTAAGTTTATACAATTTGTATGCCTATATTCTACTATACCAGATTACATGTTCATGTCATACATCTTAGGACCTGGCAATCTATTTTGACCTGTATTGCTCTTCTTGTTTATAGGCACATGTTGTTTCAGCGATTTTGAATTTTAGTGAGAATTGTACACCAGAATTTTTGACGCCTTAACTGGATGGAATCATGAATAAATTACTTGTTCTTCTTCAGGTATGCAATTACTTGTGTTGAATTAGGTTTCAGATTGCTTCAAATATATTTGTTATCATGGTTAGTAAACAATGCTAACTGCTCATGTTCATATTCTAGAATGGCAAGCAAATGGTGCACGGGGGAGCATTGATAGCTCTAGCGTCAGTAGCAGATTCATCACATGTGTTGTTCACTTGGGAGTTTTATGCATAGTGAATCTCTGTTATTGTGCATCATGGCCTCATGGGGTTGTCGTATTGTTGTAGCTCTTTCTAACTTACTCATAATAACAACTTTA of Zea mays cultivar B73 chromosome 8, Zm-B73-REFERENCE-NAM-5.0, whole genome shotgun sequence contains these proteins:
- the LOC103635332 gene encoding uncharacterized protein, which codes for MRFWIMVGFGKLPKYHQDPTTEELAKTLDCWPSLNYYITVCKYVLMPWKFNGCYALFVIDHGKKHVTFIDFTPTQDWCKHMPYKRFAEAIIMASKKYKIAYNKKHFGWADDIFKWEHTIRSGVPIDLKGVNTSYFFYKL